The following are encoded in a window of Staphylococcus piscifermentans genomic DNA:
- a CDS encoding CDP-glycerol glycerophosphotransferase family protein, which translates to MKILKLDYQPKDEMLFALKKALKSGYTHFIPSDLNIDIYPDQMDALTPIETKQSVITDYTIDHYYQNDCRYFGNHSLTFDEWMNNINHYPNMIFNINQSIQRLKAEDLETAFDLAVSILLFNKVEVNGHVVFDFKESCRTSASFYTTLKEKEFPGLTQFNLNKLAYLHHHKRPFKLNMCELPDHPRFIDKLLWNTRFTAPHFVTSALLDRSYTKHQNASNIYEPASTDLNGAVVFLGFDYGFRGNSRYLFNYFAKHHSQYPVYYVTAEATGPHFIQPDDPEAEDLINQASVIVAESYIPDHLKPNGTIIQLWHGTPIKQLFLDSKEPYQNQEIYNYRARKYNKWTHQNYLICDSIRAAELFKTAFPMQYSEIAACGYPRVRYLIDKKNDIPYVRFIKHELQLNPDKPTLLYAPTWHHESHKEDLLPMTEQLLAHYNVIYKGHIEEEKNMAEYLPKEVIIPTAHLETQDLILASDVVLSDYSSIVFDALTINMPTALYTPDVATYEKERGLYPEVWQTFERVRYENTGRLIEDLIHQRIKPIGNPYINRNNHSVETISSLIVQNLPASTRKRKSNK; encoded by the coding sequence ATGAAAATATTAAAATTAGATTATCAGCCAAAGGATGAAATGTTATTTGCTTTAAAAAAAGCACTGAAGAGTGGTTATACGCATTTTATTCCTAGTGATTTAAATATAGATATCTATCCAGATCAAATGGATGCGCTCACGCCTATAGAAACGAAACAATCTGTAATTACCGATTACACGATTGACCATTATTATCAAAATGACTGTCGTTATTTCGGTAATCATTCACTCACTTTTGACGAGTGGATGAATAATATCAATCATTATCCGAATATGATTTTTAATATTAATCAAAGCATTCAACGTTTGAAGGCTGAAGATTTAGAAACAGCTTTCGATCTTGCTGTGTCTATTTTGCTTTTTAATAAAGTAGAAGTAAATGGGCATGTCGTCTTTGACTTTAAAGAAAGTTGCCGTACATCCGCTTCGTTCTATACGACTCTAAAGGAAAAGGAATTCCCGGGTCTGACACAGTTTAATTTAAATAAATTAGCCTATCTGCATCATCATAAAAGACCTTTCAAACTCAACATGTGCGAACTGCCGGATCACCCACGCTTTATAGATAAGCTGTTATGGAATACACGCTTTACAGCTCCACATTTCGTTACAAGTGCATTGCTTGATCGTTCCTACACCAAACATCAGAATGCAAGCAACATCTATGAACCAGCGTCAACAGACTTAAATGGAGCCGTAGTCTTCCTAGGATTTGATTATGGTTTCAGAGGTAATTCACGTTATCTATTTAACTACTTTGCGAAGCATCATTCGCAGTATCCGGTTTATTATGTTACTGCAGAAGCTACAGGTCCGCATTTTATACAGCCGGATGACCCTGAAGCTGAAGATTTAATCAATCAAGCCAGCGTCATTGTAGCTGAAAGTTATATTCCTGATCATCTGAAACCTAACGGGACAATTATTCAACTTTGGCATGGCACGCCTATCAAGCAATTATTTTTAGACAGCAAAGAACCTTATCAAAACCAAGAAATCTATAATTATCGGGCACGCAAATACAATAAATGGACCCATCAGAATTATTTGATTTGCGATAGTATACGAGCTGCAGAATTATTTAAGACAGCCTTTCCGATGCAATATAGTGAAATTGCAGCTTGTGGCTACCCGCGTGTACGCTATCTTATTGATAAGAAAAATGACATTCCTTATGTCCGATTTATTAAACATGAACTCCAGTTGAATCCAGATAAGCCGACACTGCTCTATGCGCCAACTTGGCATCACGAGAGTCACAAAGAAGACTTACTGCCGATGACAGAGCAATTGCTTGCACATTATAATGTGATTTACAAAGGTCATATCGAAGAAGAAAAAAATATGGCGGAATACTTGCCGAAAGAAGTCATTATTCCTACTGCACATTTGGAAACACAAGATTTAATCCTCGCATCAGATGTTGTATTGAGTGATTATTCTTCTATCGTCTTTGACGCCTTAACCATCAATATGCCGACTGCACTTTATACACCAGATGTAGCAACTTATGAAAAGGAACGCGGCTTATATCCGGAAGTGTGGCAAACGTTTGAGCGTGTGCGTTATGAAAATACGGGACGTTTAATAGAGGATTTAATTCATCAACGTATTAAACCTATCGGCAACCCTTATATCAATCGTAATAACCATTCAGTAGAAACTATTTCAAGTTTAATCGTACAAAACCTGCCCGCTTCAACGCGCAAACGCAAATCTAATAAATGA
- a CDS encoding L-lactate permease, with product MLVSSFDPFNNLVISSLVASIPIILFLLCLTIFKMKGIYAAITTLVVTLLVAVILFKLPGGMAAGAVVEGFYQGWLPIGYIVVMAVWLYKLSTKTGQFGMIQDSIASISQDQRIQLLLIGFCFNAFLEGAAGFGVPIAICALLLIYLGFKPLQAAMLCLVANAAAGAFGAIGLPVAVIDTLNLHGGITAIEVSRYSTFTLALINFFIPFLLIFIIDGFKGIKETLPAILVVSTTYTVLQGILTLAQGPELADIIPPLATMGALALFSRKFQPKHIFRIQKDAEPPAIQKLTVKEVLYAWSPFYILTVFVMIWSMPFFKKLFLPGGALSFLTAAIPLPGTMSETTHKAITLNFNIIGQTGTAILLTIIITLLISKNTTWGDAGHLLGETFKELWISIFTICFILAVSKLTTYGGLSAAMGQGISKTGGIFPLLSPILGWIGVFMTGSVVNNNSLFAPIQASVSSQIGVSGGLLVAANTVGGVAAKIISPQSIAIATAAVKEVGKESELLKMSLRFSVGILAFICIWTFILALIF from the coding sequence ATGTTAGTTTCATCATTTGATCCATTTAACAATCTTGTAATATCTAGTCTAGTAGCAAGTATTCCAATTATTTTGTTCTTGTTATGTTTGACTATTTTCAAAATGAAAGGGATTTATGCAGCAATTACCACTTTAGTAGTGACATTGCTCGTAGCAGTTATTCTTTTTAAATTGCCAGGAGGAATGGCAGCCGGGGCAGTAGTCGAAGGGTTCTATCAAGGTTGGCTGCCTATCGGTTACATTGTTGTCATGGCAGTATGGTTGTATAAATTATCAACTAAAACAGGTCAGTTCGGAATGATTCAAGATAGTATCGCAAGCATTTCACAAGACCAACGGATACAATTATTATTAATCGGTTTTTGTTTCAACGCATTCTTAGAAGGTGCAGCAGGCTTCGGTGTACCCATTGCAATCTGTGCTTTATTACTAATTTATTTAGGATTTAAACCGCTACAAGCAGCGATGTTATGCTTAGTAGCGAACGCAGCAGCTGGCGCATTTGGGGCAATCGGTTTACCAGTTGCAGTAATCGACACATTGAACTTGCACGGCGGAATCACTGCGATTGAAGTTTCACGTTATTCAACATTTACTTTAGCTTTAATTAACTTCTTTATTCCATTCTTATTGATTTTCATTATTGATGGTTTCAAAGGAATTAAAGAAACTTTACCAGCAATCTTAGTAGTATCCACTACTTATACAGTATTGCAAGGCATCCTTACTTTAGCACAAGGACCTGAATTGGCAGATATTATTCCGCCACTTGCAACAATGGGAGCTTTAGCTCTATTCAGCAGAAAATTCCAACCGAAACATATTTTTAGAATTCAGAAAGATGCAGAACCTCCTGCTATCCAAAAATTAACAGTTAAAGAAGTGCTTTATGCTTGGAGTCCTTTCTATATTTTAACTGTATTCGTAATGATTTGGAGTATGCCGTTCTTTAAAAAATTATTCTTACCAGGCGGTGCATTGAGTTTCTTAACAGCTGCAATTCCATTGCCAGGTACAATGAGCGAAACAACTCATAAAGCGATCACATTGAATTTCAATATTATTGGTCAAACAGGAACAGCAATTTTACTTACAATTATAATTACTTTGCTGATTTCTAAAAATACAACTTGGGGAGATGCAGGACACTTATTAGGAGAAACATTCAAAGAGTTATGGATTTCCATCTTCACAATTTGTTTCATCTTAGCTGTATCTAAATTAACAACATATGGCGGATTAAGTGCTGCAATGGGTCAAGGTATTTCTAAAACAGGCGGTATCTTCCCATTACTATCACCAATCTTAGGTTGGATCGGTGTATTCATGACAGGTTCCGTTGTGAACAACAACTCCTTGTTCGCACCAATTCAAGCTTCAGTATCTAGCCAAATCGGCGTAAGCGGCGGCTTGCTTGTAGCTGCTAACACTGTAGGCGGCGTAGCAGCAAAAATTATTTCACCACAATCCATTGCGATTGCCACTGCTGCAGTTAAAGAAGTAGGTAAAGAATCTGAACTCTTGAAAATGTCACTTAGATTCAGCGTGGGTATCTTGGCATTCATCTGTATCTGGACATTTATCTTAGCGTTAATATTCTAA
- a CDS encoding glycosyltransferase family 4 protein, with protein MKSITFLMHNIFAMGGTVKAVTQLANVLADKGHDVEIISVFKGSKTPYFKLHSNIKVTALVDYNLRPANILSITMNRLRKWTPFFKPSTISSYEPGLNQFSSYVEKKILRAISEVDTDILVGTRASYNILVAEHASDTVTTVGMEHMNLNAYPRAYQKEIIEAYKNLDAITTLTDSDKKVYEKLTHIPVYTVPNMINESRIEIPKKPQIIAAGRLEYEKGFDLLLRSIELIQDSLREMNYSLKIYGDGQQRHDLEEYIQQHQLGDIVSIHPSTMHLPLRLAESTITVVPSRNEGFGLIILEAMNQGNIVISFKGNAGPETLIRSGYNGYLAEYQNIEDLADDISNVISAPPSEQGKIVERGFETVTHYSPERVYQDFIKVIND; from the coding sequence ATGAAATCAATTACATTCTTAATGCACAACATATTTGCTATGGGCGGAACTGTTAAAGCTGTGACCCAATTAGCGAATGTATTGGCAGATAAAGGACATGATGTTGAAATTATTTCCGTATTCAAAGGCAGCAAGACTCCTTACTTTAAGCTTCATAGCAATATCAAAGTCACTGCTTTAGTTGACTATAACTTAAGACCTGCCAACATCTTAAGTATTACCATGAATCGATTGCGTAAATGGACGCCTTTTTTCAAGCCTTCTACTATTTCTAGTTACGAACCTGGTTTGAATCAATTTTCCAGCTATGTTGAAAAAAAGATCCTGCGTGCTATTTCTGAAGTGGATACAGATATCTTAGTAGGTACACGTGCAAGTTATAATATCTTAGTTGCAGAACATGCTTCAGATACAGTCACAACAGTAGGAATGGAACATATGAATTTAAATGCCTACCCCCGTGCCTACCAAAAAGAAATCATTGAAGCTTATAAAAATCTAGACGCGATTACTACATTAACGGATTCTGATAAAAAAGTTTATGAAAAATTAACGCATATTCCAGTTTATACGGTTCCTAATATGATTAATGAATCGCGCATTGAAATTCCTAAAAAACCTCAAATTATTGCGGCAGGCCGCTTGGAGTATGAAAAAGGTTTCGATTTGCTATTACGTAGTATTGAATTGATTCAAGATAGCTTACGGGAAATGAATTACTCACTCAAAATTTATGGTGACGGTCAGCAGCGTCATGATTTAGAAGAGTATATTCAACAACATCAATTAGGCGATATCGTTTCTATCCACCCTTCTACGATGCATCTGCCCTTACGTTTGGCAGAAAGTACTATCACTGTCGTCCCTTCTAGAAATGAAGGATTCGGTTTGATTATTTTAGAAGCGATGAATCAAGGTAATATCGTCATCAGCTTTAAAGGAAATGCCGGCCCTGAAACTTTAATTCGCTCTGGCTATAATGGTTATTTAGCCGAATATCAAAATATCGAGGATTTAGCGGATGATATTTCAAATGTGATTTCCGCTCCTCCTTCTGAACAAGGAAAAATCGTAGAGCGCGGCTTTGAAACCGTAACTCACTATTCTCCAGAGCGTGTCTATCAAGATTTCATTAAAGTAATTAACGACTAA
- the mqo gene encoding malate dehydrogenase (quinone) encodes MSAQHSKTDVILIGGGIMSATLGTLLKKVAPEKEIKVFEKLKEPAEESSNAWNNAGTGHSALCEMNYTKEMPDGSLDISKALKINEQFQVSKQFWTYLVKHGNLTQPEEFIHSVPHMSFVIGVRNVDFLRRRVKALTENALFKEMTMTEDKDKIAEWLPLMMENRTSPVPVAVSRDESGTDVNFGGLTRKLFNFLEENGVQVEYEHQVLNIKQQKDGTWKVKVKDLLTDDVTTYESDFVFIGAGGASLPLLQKTNIKESKHIGGFPVSGIFLVCQDPEIVEQHDAKVYGKAKVGAPPMSVPHLDTRYIDGKKSLLFGPFAGFSPKFLKTGTNMDLIKSVKPNNLLTMLSAGVKEMPLTQYLISQLMLSDEERIEELREFIPTAKKEDWSPVVAGQRVQVIKDTDKGKGTLQFGTEVIVNEDGTLSALLGASPGASTAVDVMLDILQRCFKDEFPQWENKIKEMIPSFGQSLAKNAELYKEVKAEEDKYLKLQ; translated from the coding sequence ATGAGTGCACAACATAGCAAAACAGATGTCATCTTAATTGGTGGCGGAATCATGAGTGCGACATTAGGTACTTTACTAAAGAAAGTTGCACCGGAAAAAGAAATTAAAGTTTTTGAAAAATTAAAAGAACCAGCAGAAGAAAGTTCAAATGCTTGGAATAATGCAGGGACAGGGCATTCTGCATTATGTGAGATGAACTATACTAAAGAAATGCCTGATGGCTCTCTAGACATCTCAAAAGCATTAAAAATCAACGAACAATTCCAAGTTTCCAAACAATTTTGGACATATTTAGTGAAACACGGAAATTTAACACAGCCAGAAGAATTTATCCACAGCGTACCGCATATGAGTTTTGTCATCGGCGTGCGTAATGTCGACTTCTTGAGACGTCGCGTCAAAGCGCTGACTGAAAATGCACTTTTTAAAGAAATGACAATGACTGAAGATAAAGATAAAATTGCTGAATGGCTGCCATTGATGATGGAAAATCGTACGAGTCCTGTGCCGGTAGCTGTAAGCCGTGACGAATCAGGTACAGATGTTAACTTCGGAGGGTTGACACGTAAATTATTCAATTTCTTAGAAGAAAATGGTGTACAAGTTGAATACGAACATCAAGTGCTGAATATTAAGCAGCAAAAAGACGGCACTTGGAAAGTGAAAGTCAAAGACCTACTTACTGATGACGTTACAACTTATGAATCTGACTTTGTATTTATCGGGGCAGGCGGCGCAAGCTTACCGCTTCTCCAAAAAACAAATATCAAAGAATCTAAACACATCGGCGGTTTCCCGGTCAGCGGTATCTTCTTAGTATGTCAAGATCCGGAAATTGTGGAACAACATGATGCGAAAGTATATGGCAAAGCTAAAGTAGGCGCGCCTCCAATGTCTGTTCCTCACTTGGATACACGTTATATTGACGGCAAAAAATCTTTATTGTTCGGACCGTTTGCAGGCTTCTCACCGAAGTTCTTGAAAACAGGTACGAACATGGATTTAATCAAATCTGTAAAACCAAACAACTTGTTAACAATGCTTTCAGCAGGTGTAAAAGAAATGCCGTTAACACAATACTTGATTTCACAATTAATGTTGTCTGATGAAGAACGCATTGAAGAATTAAGAGAATTTATTCCAACTGCGAAGAAAGAAGACTGGAGTCCTGTAGTGGCTGGACAACGTGTGCAAGTTATCAAAGATACTGATAAAGGTAAAGGTACGTTGCAATTCGGTACTGAAGTTATCGTAAATGAAGACGGCACATTATCTGCCTTGCTAGGTGCGTCTCCTGGTGCTTCTACTGCAGTCGATGTAATGTTAGACATCTTGCAACGTTGCTTTAAAGATGAATTCCCACAATGGGAAAATAAAATCAAAGAAATGATTCCATCATTCGGACAATCTTTAGCTAAAAATGCTGAACTTTATAAAGAAGTAAAAGCTGAAGAAGATAAATATTTAAAATTACAATAA
- a CDS encoding HAMP domain-containing sensor histidine kinase — MFKTLYSRIAIYTVVIMLFSAVASFILSNIYYHVQLKPSNDHKIMTTLQEAKHYQEETHTKDMPAYFQHISELNFQVLTVNQAGHRQFYGDHFRRDNLSEKAIRQVLNNQDYHGIRNHPYQLFVTGFFDNETANTVGTAFHTPEGKVAVFIRPDIGKSFSEFRVFLAILLVLLLLISMLLIISSTYALIKPISQLKRATNRLMEGDFNTPIVTTRKDELGTLQYRFDQMRLSLKQLDDMRQHFVQNVSHEIKTPLTHIHQLLDRLSVADNKQEREYYIAEIYAATNRLSNLTRALLLLAELDNHEHLEFKDKIEIAELIRLIIRHEQYSIDAKDLIVLTDIENITIQGNYRLIYQAFQNVISNAIKYSEQDGSIDIEIAPSEKDKNQIICRITDDGPGMTEETQAHLFERFYKGTHSATSNGLGLAIAQMIIQLHGGTIEVESTPGEGSTFIIALSKNI; from the coding sequence ATGTTTAAAACACTCTATTCTAGAATCGCCATTTATACTGTCGTTATTATGTTGTTTAGTGCGGTCGCAAGTTTTATTCTGTCCAATATTTATTACCATGTGCAATTGAAACCTTCTAATGATCATAAAATTATGACCACATTGCAAGAAGCCAAACATTATCAAGAAGAAACGCATACCAAGGATATGCCGGCTTATTTCCAACATATTAGTGAGTTGAATTTTCAAGTTTTGACCGTCAATCAAGCAGGACATCGTCAATTTTATGGCGACCATTTTCGTCGCGATAATCTATCTGAAAAAGCCATTCGCCAAGTATTGAATAATCAAGACTACCACGGTATACGTAATCATCCTTATCAACTATTTGTTACCGGCTTTTTCGATAACGAAACGGCCAATACAGTCGGTACCGCTTTTCATACGCCTGAAGGCAAAGTAGCTGTCTTTATTCGCCCAGATATTGGAAAATCATTCAGTGAATTCCGCGTCTTTTTAGCAATTCTATTAGTGTTATTGTTGCTCATTTCAATGCTCTTAATCATCAGTTCGACTTATGCTCTGATTAAGCCGATTTCGCAATTAAAACGTGCAACGAACCGATTAATGGAGGGCGATTTCAACACGCCGATAGTTACGACTCGAAAAGATGAACTAGGAACCTTGCAATATCGCTTTGATCAAATGCGTTTATCCTTAAAGCAATTAGATGATATGCGTCAGCACTTTGTGCAAAATGTTTCGCATGAAATTAAAACGCCTTTGACACATATTCATCAATTATTAGATCGATTGAGTGTAGCTGACAATAAGCAGGAACGTGAATATTATATTGCTGAAATCTATGCAGCAACAAATCGTTTGAGTAATCTCACACGTGCCTTATTATTGTTAGCAGAATTAGATAATCATGAACACCTTGAATTTAAAGACAAGATTGAAATTGCTGAACTTATCCGTTTAATTATTCGTCATGAACAATATTCAATTGATGCTAAAGATTTGATTGTCTTAACTGATATTGAAAATATTACTATCCAAGGTAATTATCGTTTGATTTACCAAGCCTTCCAAAATGTGATTTCTAATGCGATTAAGTATTCAGAACAAGATGGCAGTATTGATATTGAAATCGCACCTTCGGAAAAAGATAAAAATCAAATCATCTGCCGAATCACAGACGATGGTCCCGGTATGACTGAAGAAACGCAAGCACACTTATTCGAACGATTCTATAAAGGGACACATTCGGCTACCAGCAATGGACTGGGTTTGGCTATTGCTCAAATGATTATTCAACTTCATGGAGGGACTATTGAAGTTGAGAGTACGCCTGGAGAAGGCAGCACCTTTATCATTGCACTCTCTAAAAACATTTAA
- a CDS encoding response regulator transcription factor, whose product MTTCLIVDDDYQILHYVSSYLEKEGFKTATQPSAEGALTYLEQHHIDIAIVDIMMNGMDGFELCQKLKEIYELPVIMLTARDALSDKEEAYLTGTDDYVTKPFEVQELIFRIKAVLRRYQINAENELEIGNLTLNQSYLEIATKNKTMTLPNKEFHLLFLLASNPKQVFSREECIERVWGFDYDGDDRTVDVHIRRLRNRLAKIGSNVSIETVRGLGYKVEAHV is encoded by the coding sequence ATGACAACATGTTTAATTGTAGATGATGATTACCAAATTCTGCATTATGTTTCTTCCTATTTAGAAAAAGAAGGATTTAAAACAGCAACTCAACCGAGTGCTGAAGGTGCTCTGACTTATTTAGAACAGCATCATATAGATATTGCAATTGTAGATATCATGATGAATGGTATGGACGGCTTTGAACTATGCCAGAAACTTAAGGAAATCTATGAATTGCCTGTCATTATGCTGACAGCACGTGATGCTTTAAGCGACAAGGAAGAAGCTTACTTAACAGGTACAGATGACTATGTAACGAAACCATTCGAAGTGCAAGAGCTTATCTTTCGTATCAAAGCTGTGTTGCGTCGCTATCAAATTAATGCAGAAAATGAACTGGAAATCGGCAATTTGACATTAAATCAATCTTACTTAGAAATCGCCACAAAGAATAAAACGATGACCTTGCCTAATAAAGAGTTTCATCTGTTATTTTTATTGGCCAGCAATCCTAAACAAGTATTCAGTCGTGAAGAGTGTATAGAACGTGTATGGGGATTTGATTACGATGGAGATGATCGTACTGTAGATGTGCATATCAGACGCTTGCGCAATCGTCTGGCTAAAATCGGCAGTAATGTCAGCATTGAAACCGTACGTGGTTTAGGTTACAAGGTGGAAGCGCATGTTTAA
- a CDS encoding ABC transporter permease, with translation MKLAWKEMTFYKFKFILIMLIILLLSSMVLFISGLAQGLGRENISMLNNMQADKFVVQDIKQPVIEKSIIKPDKQSDIENIINEKPFKLGQQTMISDQTNDLDILLINPVKDFKPALTKGHYPQSNNEIAVNKKLTGEGLKIGDKVKMKGHGEAYKIVGIMNDTMYSHSSAVMTTNHEFDQLMPKAASFYPVKHMTKAEQHKLNDISGIKVVSEKTLTDNIPSYNAEQAPLNMMIISLFFITAIVLSAFFYVMTIQKISEIGILKAIGIRTRHLLWSLVFQILLVTMMSVVISVLIISVLSMFMPVTMPFHITITNMLLVIGVFILVAIIGASLSFIKLVKVNPIQAIGGEA, from the coding sequence ATGAAATTAGCATGGAAAGAAATGACATTCTATAAATTCAAATTCATCTTAATCATGTTGATTATCTTGCTGCTTTCAAGCATGGTACTGTTCATCAGCGGACTTGCCCAAGGACTTGGACGTGAAAATATTTCCATGCTGAATAATATGCAAGCCGATAAATTTGTAGTGCAAGATATCAAACAACCTGTGATTGAGAAATCGATAATTAAACCTGACAAGCAAAGTGATATCGAAAATATTATTAATGAGAAACCCTTTAAATTAGGACAACAAACAATGATTTCAGATCAAACGAATGATCTGGATATTTTATTGATTAATCCAGTCAAAGATTTCAAACCAGCTTTAACGAAAGGGCATTATCCTCAATCAAACAATGAAATTGCGGTCAATAAAAAATTAACTGGCGAAGGATTGAAGATCGGTGACAAAGTTAAAATGAAAGGACATGGAGAAGCCTATAAAATTGTAGGTATTATGAATGATACGATGTATTCTCACAGTTCAGCTGTGATGACGACAAACCATGAATTTGATCAACTTATGCCGAAAGCTGCATCTTTTTATCCTGTAAAACATATGACAAAAGCAGAACAGCATAAATTAAATGACATCTCTGGTATTAAAGTGGTAAGCGAAAAAACGTTAACAGATAATATACCAAGTTATAATGCGGAACAAGCGCCGTTAAATATGATGATTATCAGCTTATTCTTTATCACTGCTATTGTATTAAGTGCGTTCTTCTATGTCATGACCATTCAAAAAATATCAGAAATCGGTATTTTGAAAGCGATTGGTATTCGCACAAGACACCTCTTATGGTCGCTTGTGTTCCAAATCTTGTTAGTGACTATGATGAGTGTAGTTATTTCAGTTCTTATCATTAGTGTCTTATCGATGTTTATGCCTGTAACGATGCCATTCCACATCACTATTACGAATATGCTGCTGGTTATCGGAGTATTTATACTTGTAGCGATTATCGGTGCGTCACTGTCATTCATTAAATTAGTCAAAGTGAATCCAATACAAGCAATAGGAGGGGAAGCTTAA
- a CDS encoding ABC transporter ATP-binding protein, which produces MTLEVKNITKSFGTGEAKTDVLKGVNFDVQPGEFVILSGASGSGKSTLLTILGGLQDQDSGEILYNQQPLFNKAKSKAEMRLTEIGFIFQASHLVPYLSVLEQLTIVGQEAGMSKADADQRAHRLLDQIGLTHRLKAYPHMLSGGEKQRVAIMRAFMNDPKIILADEPTASLDAHRATEVTQMIRERITKENMVGILITHDRRLFKYADRVIDLFDGKILNKEDASEVV; this is translated from the coding sequence ATGACTTTAGAAGTTAAAAATATTACAAAATCATTCGGTACTGGAGAAGCGAAGACAGACGTTCTCAAAGGTGTGAACTTTGATGTGCAGCCAGGCGAATTTGTCATTTTAAGTGGTGCTTCTGGTTCTGGCAAATCAACACTATTAACCATATTAGGCGGCTTGCAAGATCAAGATTCTGGCGAGATATTATATAATCAGCAACCCTTGTTCAATAAAGCAAAATCCAAAGCAGAAATGCGGTTGACTGAAATTGGATTCATTTTTCAAGCTTCGCATTTAGTTCCTTATTTGTCAGTACTAGAACAATTAACCATTGTAGGGCAAGAAGCGGGAATGAGCAAAGCAGATGCAGATCAACGTGCACATCGATTACTCGACCAAATCGGCTTGACACACCGTTTGAAAGCATATCCGCATATGTTATCTGGAGGAGAAAAACAACGTGTGGCGATTATGCGTGCCTTTATGAATGATCCGAAAATTATCTTAGCAGACGAACCTACAGCCAGTTTAGATGCTCACCGCGCTACAGAAGTGACGCAAATGATTCGTGAGCGTATTACTAAAGAAAACATGGTAGGCATTCTCATTACGCATGACCGAAGATTATTTAAATATGCAGACCGCGTCATCGATTTGTTTGATGGAAAAATATTAAATAAAGAAGATGCAAGTGAAGTAGTATAA
- a CDS encoding YdcF family protein — MAIITLIGGLLLLYKHRAIFEWKSARMFLLRLLGLAIAIGLLACAFYLLSWLPVPILNGLFLWLCWITVSALFALVHYLSWSSAYSMIDYPKPTDLIIVLGAGLYREKVTQMLAWRLDRAVALYLAQDHPTYIVVSGGKGEGNQVSEAEAMKSYLIEQHVLPSHIIMEADSHSTYENLYNTKQILADRFSIHPRNITIISSQFHVLRALRFAQILKLKASGLGSRTPYAFFDTALIRDYLALMYCYKLLLTIYFGLLFIFSILETNPFLLKLLGVAN, encoded by the coding sequence TTGGCAATTATCACCTTAATCGGCGGACTCTTATTATTATATAAACACCGTGCGATTTTCGAATGGAAAAGCGCGCGCATGTTCTTATTGCGTCTGCTCGGTTTAGCAATTGCGATTGGTTTATTAGCATGCGCCTTTTACCTGCTCAGCTGGTTGCCTGTTCCTATTTTAAATGGTCTCTTTTTATGGTTATGTTGGATTACTGTCAGTGCATTATTTGCACTCGTTCATTATTTAAGTTGGTCCTCTGCTTATAGTATGATTGATTACCCTAAGCCGACCGATTTAATTATTGTATTAGGGGCTGGACTGTACCGCGAAAAAGTAACCCAGATGCTGGCTTGGCGTTTAGACCGTGCAGTAGCGCTCTATCTCGCACAAGACCACCCTACTTATATTGTAGTGAGCGGAGGAAAAGGCGAAGGGAACCAAGTATCAGAAGCTGAAGCGATGAAGTCTTATTTAATAGAACAGCATGTACTCCCATCACATATTATTATGGAAGCTGATTCCCATAGTACCTATGAAAATTTATACAACACAAAGCAGATTTTAGCAGACCGGTTTTCCATCCATCCAAGAAATATTACTATCATCTCAAGCCAATTCCACGTTTTGCGCGCCTTGCGTTTTGCACAAATATTAAAATTGAAAGCAAGTGGTCTTGGAAGCCGTACACCTTATGCCTTTTTCGATACAGCTTTAATTCGTGATTACTTAGCTTTAATGTATTGTTATAAATTATTACTTACCATCTATTTCGGCTTGCTATTCATTTTCAGTATTTTAGAGACTAATCCCTTCTTATTGAAACTATTAGGGGTGGCAAATTAA